DNA from Kitasatospora acidiphila:
AGGGCGGCACCCTGTTCGACCCGTTGAAGACCGAGTACACCGCGATGCTGTCCGGCAAGGAGAGCCCGCAGACCGCGGCCAAGAACACGGGCGACGCCTACCGCAAGAACCTCGGCTGGAAGTAAGGACGAGTCAGGGCATGGCTGCCGTGGACACCACCACAGGCCGGCCCGGTGCGCCGGCCGCGGGCGGGGACACCCCCGCCCGCGGCCCGCGGCGCGCCGCCGGCACCCCCGCCGGGCGACTGCGCCTGGCACTGAGCAAGCACTGGTACGCCTGGACGCTGGTGGCCCCGGTCGCCATCGTCATCGCGGTGATCGTCGGCTATCCGCTGGTGCAGGGGATCTACCTCTCCACCACCAACGCCAACGACCAGAACAGCGAGAAGCAGATCGGGCAGTTCCTGCACATCCCGGCCACCTACAAGAGCGTCGGGCTCGGCAACTACACCGACATCCTCTTCGGTGCGAACACCACCTTCTGGGCGCGGCTGGGCTGGACCGTCAGCTGGACGGTCGCCTGCGTGGGCATCTCGTTCCTGATCGGCCTGGCACTGGCGATCATGCTGAACCGCCAGGTCCGGTTCCGGGCGCTGTACCGCACGCTGCTCATCCTGCCCTGGGCGGTGCCGGCCTTCGTGTCCACGTTCAGCTGGCGGTTCATCATGAACCACGACCGCGGCTTCCTGAACCACGCCCTGCAGGCGCTGGGGCTGCCGGCGGTCGACTGGCTCAACGACCCGAGCATCGCTCAGATCTCGGTGATCATCGTCAACATCTGGCTGAGCTTCCCGTTCGTCATGGTCGCCGTGCTCGGCGGTCTGCAGTCGATCCCCGCCGAGCTCTACGAGGCGGCCGAGATGGACGGCGCCACGCCCTGGCAGAAGTTCTGGTACATCACGCTGCCGGCCCTGCGTCCCGTCAGCAGTACCGTGATCCTGCTCAGCACGATCTGGACCTTCAACATGTTCCCGGTGATCTTCCTGCTCACCAACGGCGGGCCGGGCGACAGCACCCAGCTGCTGGTCACCTACGCCTACAACAAGGCCTTCACCGGCATGCGGCAGTTCGGTGAGTCGTCCGCCTGGGGCGTGATCATCCTGTTGATCCTCGTGGTGTTCGCCGTGTTCTACCGGCGCTCGCTGCGCAAGCAAGGCGAGGTGTGGTGACCGTGGCCAAGAACAACGCGGTACAGGGCAGGAAGCGCTCCCTGGGAGCCTCCGCCGCCCTGCACGCCGGCCTGATCGCGGCCTCGGTGATCTCGGCCTTCCCGGTGCTGTGGATCTTCCTCACCTCGCTCAAGCCGGCCGGGCACGAGACCAGTTCGAAGTTCGTCGACCACCCCAGCTTCGCGGCCTACGGCGACCTGCTCAGCCACACCAAGTTCCTCACCTGGTTCGGCAACTCGGTGCTGGTCGCCGGCTGCACCACGGTGGTCGGCTGCTTCCTCGCCGCCACCACCGGCTACGCGGTCAGCCGGTTCCGGTTCCCCGGCATGCGGCCGGTGATGTGGACCCTGCTGATCACCCAGATGTTCCCGGTGGCGATCCTG
Protein-coding regions in this window:
- a CDS encoding carbohydrate ABC transporter permease, translated to MAAVDTTTGRPGAPAAGGDTPARGPRRAAGTPAGRLRLALSKHWYAWTLVAPVAIVIAVIVGYPLVQGIYLSTTNANDQNSEKQIGQFLHIPATYKSVGLGNYTDILFGANTTFWARLGWTVSWTVACVGISFLIGLALAIMLNRQVRFRALYRTLLILPWAVPAFVSTFSWRFIMNHDRGFLNHALQALGLPAVDWLNDPSIAQISVIIVNIWLSFPFVMVAVLGGLQSIPAELYEAAEMDGATPWQKFWYITLPALRPVSSTVILLSTIWTFNMFPVIFLLTNGGPGDSTQLLVTYAYNKAFTGMRQFGESSAWGVIILLILVVFAVFYRRSLRKQGEVW